From Rhododendron vialii isolate Sample 1 chromosome 10a, ASM3025357v1, the proteins below share one genomic window:
- the LOC131304575 gene encoding pentatricopeptide repeat-containing protein At3g02490, mitochondrial-like: MRPHPWRLLLLLRFHSRSKNLHPPTPPPLSHPLPPRHLSTPLFHNPSFRPFSSSELAIEPKDSDHVVVLTDIFSKSSTSDEIKLELDSNNIVITHDLVVRVLQSLGLAPDAAWRFFGYVSERESERLSSKSYNWMLGILGSNGCVKDFWDLVEVMKRKGYGVKKGASVRALKRFEREGLGSDVEGLREIYASGSVDDSVEKVCSPVCKVVRGEVWGGEVEKCLRELNVSYSSELVSMVLGSLGSEPNKALIFFRWIQESNLFEHDEGSYNAMVRVLGREDCVEKFWRLVDEMRGAGFEMARETYIEVLGQFVKRKMIKDAVDLYEFAMGGANKPSIQDFTFLLRKVVVNKELDMELVLKVIQAFTEGGNVLTDSNVDAVLKSLTSVGRLGECNKILKAMEEGGFLPSDTLRSKIAFQLSSKGEKEEANEFVDTMEAFGSSSNNKIWASLVEGHCVAGHLDEASDCFQKMVEKEGGPCVAYAEELLVNAYCNKNRAMDACKLVIDMINEKQLKPSHSTYKLLTSKVLVQGGLKEALELLGFMKVDGFPPFLDPFIDYLSKTGTADEARLFLEGMTVKRVPSTAVFLRVFEAYLKAGRHNEAHNLLSKCPPYIRNHADILDLFFTMRSEAAAATTCVAA; the protein is encoded by the coding sequence ATGAGACCTCATCCATGgcgtctcctcctcctcctccgcttCCACTCTCGCTCCAAAAACCtccacccccccacccccccccctctctcccacCCCCTTCCCCCTCGCCACCTCTCCACTCCCCTCTTCCACAACCCTAGCTTTCGCCCCTTCTCTTCTTCCGAACTCGCAATCGAACCCAAAGACTCCGACCACGTCGTCGTTTTGACCGATATCTTCTCCAAGTCGTCAACCAGCGACGAGATCAAGCTCGAATTGGACTCCAACAACATCGTTATCACCCACGATTTGGTGGTTAGGGTTTTGCAGAGTCTGGGTTTGGCACCCGATGCGGCTTGGAGGTTTTTCGGGTACGTTTCGGAGAGGGAGAGCGAGCGGTTGAGCTCAAAATCGTATAACTGGATGCTGGGTATACTTGGTTCAAATGGGTGTGTGAAGGACTTTTGGGATTTGGTTGAGGTTATGAAGAGGAAAGGGTACGGAGTGAAGAAGGGCGCAAGTGTTAGGGCATTGAAGAGATTCGAGAGAGAAGGGTTAGGTAGTGATGTGGAGGGTTTGAGAGAGATATACGCGAGTGGGTCGGTCGATGATTCGGTTGAGAAGGTGTGTTCGCCGGTTTGTAAGGTGGTTAGGGGAGAAGTGTGGGGAGGTGAGGTTGAGAAGTGTTTGCGCGAATTGAATGTTTCGTATTCGAGTGAGTTGGTTTCGATGGTTTTGGGGAGTCTTGGATCGGAGCCGAATAAGGCGCTGATATTCTTTCGGTGGATTCAGGAAAGCAATTTGTTTGAGCATGATGAGGGCAGTTATAATGCtatggttagggttttggggagAGAGGATTGTGTTGAGAAGTTTTGGAGGTTGGTGGATGAAATGAGGGGCGCTGGTTTTGAGATGGCGAGGGAGACGTATATTGAGGTTTTGGGGCAGTTTGTTAAGAGGAAGATGATAAAGGATGCTGTTGATTTGTATGAGTTTGCGATGGGTGGTGCCAACAAGCCCTCAATTCAAGATTTCACCTTTCTTTTGAGGAAAGTGGTGGTTAATAAGGAGCTGGACATGGAATTAGTTCTGAAAGTTATCCAGGCTTTTACAGAAGGCGGGAATGTGCTGACGGATTCGAATGTGGATGCAGTTCTTAAGTCCTTGACTAGTGTTGGTAGACTTGGAGAATGCAATAAGATCTTGAAAGCTATGGAGGAAGGCGGTTTCTTACCTAGTGATACATTGAGGAGTAAAATTGCCTTCCAGCTTAGTAGCAAGGGGGAAAAGGAAGAAGCAAATGAGTTTGTGGATACTATGGAAGCTTTTGGGTCTAGTTCAAATAACAAAATATGGGCATCTTTAGTTGAAGGGCATTGTGTTGCCGGTCACCTTGATGAAGCTTCGGATTGCTTTCAAAAGATGGTTGAAAAAGAGGGCGGCCCTTGTGTTGCCTATGCGGAAGAATTGTTGGTTAATGCATACTGCAATAAGAATAGGGCAATGGATGCCTGCAAGCTAGTGATTGATATGATCAATGAGAAACAGTTGAAGCCTTCACATTCTACGTACAAGTTACTCACTAGCAAGGTATTGGTTCAGGGAGGTTTGAAAGAAGctttggagcttttgggttttATGAAAGTTGATGGTTTTCCGCCTTTCTTGGATCCATTCATCGATTACCTATCAAAGACCGGAACTGCTGATGAAGCTAGGTTGTTTCTGGAAGGGATGACTGTTAAGAGGGTTCCATCTACGGCTGTATTTCTTCGCGTCTTTGAAGCATACCTCAAGGCTGGAAGGCATAACGAAGCGCACAATCTCCTTTCTAAATGTCCGCCGTATATTCGTAACCATGCTGATATTTTGGATCTCTTCTTTACCATGAGGTCTGAAGCTGCGGCTGCTACCACATGTGTTGCTGCTTAG